One Pyramidobacter porci genomic window, GTAAGTTCATCCCAAGAAAGCCTTCCCTGCGGTAGAATACAAAGAAACACCGAAAACGCCCCAAAACCCCGACAGGAGGTACGAGAATGAACCAGACATTTCTGGAACTGCTGGCGGAGATTGAGGACTTTCGTAAAGGAAACGCGATCCACTATCGGCTCCAGGATATCCTTCTGGTCAGCGTGCTGGCCGTGATCTGCAACATGGATACCTCCACGGAAACGGCCATGTTTGCCGATCATCAGAAGAAATATCTGGCGCCGTTCTGCGACTTCCGCCACGGCACACCCTCTCACGATACCTTCGGCAAGGTGTTGAGCCGCCTCGATCCCCGCGTGTTGTCCGAACGCTTCAACGCCTGGATGAGCGAACTGTACGTCCACCTGGGCGAGCTGGCGGAGTCAAGAGGCATGACCGTCGCCATCGACGGCAAGACCATATGCCGCAGCGGCAGTTCCGAACAGAAAGCCAGTCACGTGCTCACCGCTTTTGCCAGTCGGGCGCAGCTGGTCCTCGGTCAGATCAAGACCGACGGGAAGAGCAACGAGATCACGGCCATCCCCGAACTGCTGGACCTCTTTCAGGTCAAAGACACCGTCGTCACCATCGACGCCATGGGGACGCAGAAGAACATCGCCGCCAGGATCGTCGAACAGGGCGGAGATTACGTCCTCGCCGTCAAAGGCAATCAGAAGAAACTGCACGACGACATCATCCGGCACCTGCGCAGCGAAGCGCAGGACACAAGCACAAGAGAACTCAAAGCCAAAGGACAGTACGCTGTTACTCTGGAAAAAGATCATGGGCGCATCGAGAGAAGAGAATGTTACCTCTCCAACGACCTGAGCTGGTTCGAAGGACTTGAAGACTGGCGAGGCATCGCGGGAGTGGCGTGGATCCGCAACACCCGGAACGTCGATAACAAGAATAACAAGACGACCACTGAAGACCATTACTTCATCTACAGCCTGAAAGGAGCCCGGGCGCAAGACCTTCTGCGCATCAAGCGAGAGCACTGGGCGATCGAGAACAACTTACGCTGGATGCTGGACGTGGCCTTCAGGGAGGATGACTGCCGGGCGAGAGCGAAGAACGCGGCGGAAGTGATGAACATTCTGCG contains:
- a CDS encoding ISAs1 family transposase; amino-acid sequence: MNQTFLELLAEIEDFRKGNAIHYRLQDILLVSVLAVICNMDTSTETAMFADHQKKYLAPFCDFRHGTPSHDTFGKVLSRLDPRVLSERFNAWMSELYVHLGELAESRGMTVAIDGKTICRSGSSEQKASHVLTAFASRAQLVLGQIKTDGKSNEITAIPELLDLFQVKDTVVTIDAMGTQKNIAARIVEQGGDYVLAVKGNQKKLHDDIIRHLRSEAQDTSTRELKAKGQYAVTLEKDHGRIERRECYLSNDLSWFEGLEDWRGIAGVAWIRNTRNVDNKNNKTTTEDHYFIYSLKGARAQDLLRIKREHWAIENNLRWMLDVAFREDDCRARAKNAAEVMNILR